In Saccharomyces cerevisiae S288C chromosome VIII, complete sequence, a genomic segment contains:
- the LAM4 gene encoding Lam4p (Sterol-binding protein that localizes to puncta in the cortical ER; sterol binding occurs via two StART-like domains; one of six StART-like domain-containing proteins in yeast that may be involved in intracellular sterol transfer between membranes; conserved across eukaryotes; has both GRAM and StART-like (VASt) domains; the authentic, non-tagged protein is detected in highly purified mitochondria in high-throughput studies), with the protein MTRDSKKKHHWGTAFLRTIGVKRKHKKDRNFLNNTTGENVSTTASAERFRRVGGNPDIPSLLKPETFTESPAKGSQKAAASSLAHSQGVFNIPIVIDPMETNRLEKTNTNLTAGSLKGRFQDGNSNSNSVPSLSVQALEKEKLQSGKREGSSNQAEEKTPDGHDEHTAFETFLSFAHNAVSHIPKINVQDADNGTISRNEPKDRKKNSSNISGALSENSTNNKNTSSTKESDGPFLKNLDNILAASKSSTPSNQQLNTTEAGSKSKPSSLSRLAFGNLKGHIHSNSHSSSNAISGDDTSLDDTRKMTDDMARKVVFEPIRHSHDKPTPGVGNLKLEHFDDSQATLEGLEAMSAESLPEADHLDSRGPVQQSNLERKTVPSKWSVVSSSTTDGVKPRRRAKSMISAMADKQNTSSDVLQDCKKRLSFNSSNGLTNNDPEYEDREPREMSKKFLNRRSFSPGSISMGMKVLPSTALKYSLNKVKNSTDIASTIIPRPSMSNGRPSSGLRRSSSKSFSSTPVNIIEPSEENGRQSSIRIKGVEYASEKKDAEFHAIFKDSGVSPNERLILDHSCALSRDILLQGRMYISDQHIGFYSNILGWVSTVFIPFKTIVQIEKRATAGIFPNGIVIDTLHTKYTFASFTSRDATYDLITEVWNQIILGKRFRSNSNNTNSSSNSISDDENDDYDDDYDDYGDDDDDLYDNSNNISDSTDMTSSVSIGKPEDLPMPLQTDTPYGTGIPPLGPKIHSPTETVYKPAPNEKLVNESTIHASLGRVVNILFGKDVSYIMAILKAQKNSDISPIPVLVDSPTVSEGKKRDYSYVKTTPGAIGPGKTKCMITETIQHFNLEEYVQVLQTTKTPDVPSGNSFYVRTVYLLSWANNNETKLKLYVSVEWTGKSLIKSPIEKGTFDGVTDATKILVEELGNILTRSATKRKRSSKENTVTVSTLPKMEPSSHAPTEPDIQKDKDDSIIRENENIPAPLGTVVQLLFGSNTEYMQKVITRDKNNVNVETIPKFTPSLVEGGSRHYEYTKKLNNSIGPKQTKCLLTESIEHMDINNYVLVTQTTKTPDVPSGSNFAVESKIFLFWGQHDTTNMTVITKINWTSKSFLKGAIEKGSVEGQKVSVDYMLSELRDIISRAKSKKPVKKVMKSHDKHRPFHSKVEQKSSESRKSDDNKDILTHILDFVQNNFSSEIFMNKLLSPQKLFLILGLTIMLFWSPRLHVFQEKNNLQIIKPGRLLIDGQEYNYVPSFGTLYNSYENAISSKKKRENVNYARDKSPIVGRESDIWDWISNRGSAISPRGRAMLRNDDEHKLQQLSESIKITEMQLNHMKTMLDNIERDANDLS; encoded by the coding sequence ATGACTAGagattcaaaaaagaagcacCATTGGGGCACTGCCTTTTTAAGGACAATTGGAGTCAAACGTAAGCACAAGAAGGATCgtaattttttaaataatactACAGGAGAGAATGTTAGCACAACAGCCAGTGCTGAGCGATTCAGAAGAGTAGGAGGAAATCCGGATATTCCGTCTTTACTTAAGCCCGAAACTTTCACGGAATCTCCTGCAAAAGGATCTCAAAAGGCGGCGGCATCTTCCTTAGCGCATAGCCAAGGTGTATTCAATATTCCAATCGTTATAGATCCCATGGAAACAAACAGGCTTGAAAAGACAAACACGAATTTGACGGCAGGTTCATTGAAGGGTCGCTTTCAGGATGGTAACTCGAATTCAAATTCTGTACCAAGTTTATCCGTCCAGGCattagaaaaggaaaaactGCAAAGTGGGAAACGAGAAGGGTCCAGCAATCAAGCTGAGGAAAAAACTCCAGACGGCCATGATGAACATACCGCCTTTGAAACGTTTCTTTCCTTCGCCCATAATGCCGTAAGCCACATTCCCAAAATAAACGTACAAGACGCTGACAATGGAACAATTTCCAGGAATGAACCAAAGgacaggaaaaaaaactcaTCTAATATATCAGGAGCCCTTTCCGAAAATAGCACTAACAATAAAAACACTTCATCGACAAAAGAAAGCGATGGcccatttttgaaaaatttagaCAATATTCTTGCAGCATCCAAATCATCAACTCCAAGTAACCAACAGCTTAATACAACGGAAGCAGGAAGTAAAAGTAaaccatcatcattatctaGATTGGCATTTGGAAATTTGAAAGGCCATATTCACTCGAACTCACATTCAAGCTCTAATGCTATCTCAGGAGATGATACATCATTAGATGACACTAGAAAGATGACGGATGATATGGCCAGGAAAGTGGTTTTCGAACCCATCAGGCACTCTCATGATAAGCCTACCCCCGGAGTTGGAAACTTAAAATTAGAGCACTTCGATGATTCTCAAGCTACTCTTGAAGGGTTAGAGGCAATGTCAGCAGAATCGCTGCCAGAGGCGGATCACCTTGACAGCAGAGGCCCGGTACAACAAAGtaatttggaaagaaaaactgtTCCTTCCAAATGGTCAGTAGTCAGTTCCTCTACAACAGATGGAGTCAAGCCTAGAAGAAGAGCCAAATCAATGATTAGCGCAATGGCAGATAAACAAAACACCAGTAGCGACGTTTTACAAGattgtaaaaaaagattgtCCTTCAACTCCTCTAATGGCCTAACGAATAACGACCCGGAGTATGAAGACCGCGAACCTAGGGAAATGTCCAAGAAGTTTCTTAACAGGAGGTCATTTTCCCCCGGAAGCATTAGCATGGGAATGAAAGTACTACCTTCGACGGCACTGAAATATTCGCTAAACAAAGTAAAAAACAGCACTGATATTGCATCGACCATCATACCGAGACCTAGTATGTCCAACGGTCGTCCATCTTCGGGATTGAGGAGAAGTTCTAGTAAAAGCTTTTCATCTACCCCCGTAAATATCATTGAGCCATCGGAGGAAAATGGTAGACAATCCAGCATTAGAATAAAGGGAGTCGAATACGCGagcgaaaagaaagatgcAGAATTCCATGCAATATTCAAGGACTCTGGTGTCAGCCCCAATGAAAGGTTGATTTTAGACCATAGTTGTGCTTTGTCAAGAGATATCCTTTTGCAAGGCAGAATGTATATTTCTGATCAACATATTGGATTTTATTCGAACATCCTTGGTTGGGTAAGTACCGTTTTTATACCGTTCAAGACAATCGTTCAAATAGAGAAAAGGGCCACAGCAGGAATATTCCCTAATGGGATCGTTATAGACACTTTACACACAAAATACACGTTTGCCTCTTTCACTTCAAGAGATGCTACATATGATTTAATTACTGAAGTATGGaatcaaataattttggGAAAGAGGTTTCGTAGCAACAGTAATAACACTAATAGCAGCTCCAATTCTATcagtgatgatgaaaatgacgaTTACGATGATGATTACGATGATTATGgagatgatgatgacgatcTTTACGATAATAGCAATAACATATCTGATTCTACCGACATGACATCAAGCGTCAGCATAGGAAAGCCGGAAGATTTACCCATGCCTCTACAAACAGACACCCCTTATGGAACAGGAATTCCACCACTAGGTCCAAAAATTCACTCACCCACAGAAACAGTATACAAACCAGCGcccaatgaaaaattagttAACGAATCAACAATACACGCTTCGTTAGGGCGGGTTGTCAATATATTATTCGGGAAAGATGTCAGTTATATTATGGCCATTTTAAAAGCGCAAAAGAATAGTGATATTTCGCCAATCCCTGTTCTCGTTGATTCACCCACGGTTTCTGAAGGTAAAAAGAGAGATTATTCCTACGTAAAAACAACACCAGGTGCCATTGGACCCGGTAAAACTAAATGCATGATAACTGAAACCATTCAACACTTTAACTTAGAGGAGTATGTTCAAGTCTTGCAAACAACAAAAACTCCGGATGTTCCTTCTGGAAATTCATTTTATGTGAGAACAGTTTATCTTTTATCATGGGCAAACAACAATGAAACAAAACTAAAACTGTATGTCTCTGTTGAATGGACAGGTAAAAGCTTGATCAAAAGTCCTATTGAAAAGGGTACATTTGATGGTGTAACGGATGCAACAAAGATATTGGTGGAGGAGCTTGGTAATATTTTAACAAGATCTGCTaccaaaaggaaaaggtcTTCGAAGGAGAACACTGTTACAGTATCAACTTTACCGAAAATGGAACCTAGCTCACATGCACCTACCGAGCCTGATATTCAAAAGGATAAGGATGACTCTATTATAAGGGAAAATGAGAATATACCAGCTCCATTAGGGACCGTGGTCCAATTGCTATTTGGATCGAATACAGAGTATATGCAGAAAGTTATCACTAGAGATAAGAATAATGTCAATGTGGAAACGATACCAAAATTCACGCCTTCGTTGGTTGAAGGAGGTTCAAGACACTATGAGTACACgaagaaattgaacaatTCTATCGGACCTAAGCAAACAAAATGTTTACTAACCGAGTCTATTGAACACATGGATATCAATAACTATGTTTTGGTGACACAAACAACTAAAACTCCAGACGTCCCCTCTGGTAGCAATTTTGCAGTAGAAAGTAAAATCTTTCTATTCTGGGGGCAGCATGACACCACGAATATGACCGTTATAACAAAAATCAACTGGACAAGtaaatcatttttgaaaggtGCAATTGAGAAAGGATCTGTTGAGGGTCAGAAGGTTTCTGTCGATTACATGCTATCCGAGTTAAGAGACATTATTAGCAGGgcaaaaagcaaaaaacCGGTGAAGAAAGTAATGAAGAGTCATGATAAACATAGGCCTTTCCATAGTAAGGTTGAACAGAAAAGTTCCGAAAGCCGTAAGAGCGATGATAATAAAGACATTTTAACTCATATTTTGGATTTCGTTCAGAATAATTTTAGttcagaaatttttatGAACAAATTGCTGAGTCCTCAAAAACTATTCTTGATCTTGGGGTTGACCATTATGCTTTTCTGGTCTCCTCGGCTTCACGtgtttcaagaaaaaaataatcttCAAATCATCAAGCCAGGAAGGCTGCTGATTGATGGTCAAGAATATAATTACGTGCCCAGTTTCGGCACACTGTATAACTCATATGAAAACGCCATATCATCtaagaagaagagagaAAATGTAAATTACGCAAGGGATAAGAGTCCTATTGTAGGAAGGGAAAGCGATATTTGGGATTGGATCAGTAACAGAGGGAGTGCAATATCACCTCGAGGTCGTGCTATGTTGAGAAACGATGACGAACACAAATTGCAGCAATTATCAGAAAGTATCAAAATAACAGAAATGCAACTAAATCATATGAAAACTATGTTGGACAACATTGAGAGGGACGCAAATGATCTATCTTAA
- the IRE1 gene encoding bifunctional endoribonuclease/protein kinase IRE1 (Serine-threonine kinase and endoribonuclease; transmembrane protein that mediates the unfolded protein response (UPR) by regulating Hac1p synthesis through HAC1 mRNA splicing; role in homeostatic adaptation to ER stress; Kar2p binds inactive Ire1p and releases from it upon ER stress): MRLLRRNMLVLTLLVCVFSSIISCSIPLSSRTSRRQIVEDEVASTKKLNFNYGVDKNINSPIPAPRTTEGLPNMKLSSYPTPNLLNTADNRRANKKGRRAANSISVPYLENRSLNELSLSDILIAADVEGGLHAVDRRNGHIIWSIEPENFQPLIEIQEPSRLETYETLIIEPFGDGNIYYFNAHQGLQKLPLSIRQLVSTSPLHLKTNIVVNDSGKIVEDEKVYTGSMRTIMYTINMLNGEIISAFGPGSKNGYFGSQSVDCSPEEKIKLQECENMIVIGKTIFELGIHSYDGASYNVTYSTWQQNVLDVPLALQNTFSKDGMCIAPFRDKSLLASDLDFRIARWVSPTFPGIIVGLFDVFNDLRTNENILVPHPFNPGDHESISSNKVYLDQTSNLSWFALSSQNFPSLVESAPISRYASSDRWRVSSIFEDETLFKNAIMGVHQIYNNEYDHLYENYEKTNSLDTTHKYPPLMIDSSVDTTDLHQNNEMNSLKEYMSPEDLEAYRKKIHEQISRELDEKNQNSLLLKFGSLVYRIIETGVFLLLFLIFCAILQRFKILPPLYVLLSKIGFMPEKEIPIVESKSLNCPSSSENVTKPFDMKSGKQVVFEGAVNDGSLKSEKDNDDADEDDEKSLDLTTEKKKRKRGSRGGKKGRKSRIANIPNFEQSLKNLVVSEKILGYGSSGTVVFQGSFQGRPVAVKRMLIDFCDIALMEIKLLTESDDHPNVIRYYCSETTDRFLYIALELCNLNLQDLVESKNVSDENLKLQKEYNPISLLRQIASGVAHLHSLKIIHRDLKPQNILVSTSSRFTADQQTGAENLRILISDFGLCKKLDSGQSSFRTNLNNPSGTSGWRAPELLEESNNLQCQVETEHSSSRHTVVSSDSFYDPFTKRRLTRSIDIFSMGCVFYYILSKGKHPFGDKYSRESNIIRGIFSLDEMKCLHDRSLIAEATDLISQMIDHDPLKRPTAMKVLRHPLFWPKSKKLEFLLKVSDRLEIENRDPPSALLMKFDAGSDFVIPSGDWTVKFDKTFMDNLERYRKYHSSKLMDLLRALRNKYHHFMDLPEDIAELMGPVPDGFYDYFTKRFPNLLIGVYMIVKENLSDDQILREFLYS; encoded by the coding sequence atgcgTCTACTTCGAAGAAACATGTTAGTATTGACACTGCTCGTTTGTGTGTTTTCATCCATCATTTCATGCTCAATCCCATTGTCGTCTCGCACCTCAAGGCGGCAGATAGTGGAAGATGAAGTTGCCTCCACTAAAAAGCTCAATTTCAACTATGGTGTggataaaaatataaactcGCCCATTCCTGCTCCAAGAACCACTGAAGGTTTACCAAATATGAAACTCAGCTCATATCCAACTCCTAACTTATTGAATACTGCTGATAATCGACGTGCTAACAAAAAAGGACGTAGGGCTGCCAATTCTATAAGTGTACCCTATTTGGAGAATCGTTCCTTGAACGAACTGAGTTTATCAGATATACTAATCGCAGCCGACGTTGAGGGTGGACTTCATGCTGTAGATAGAAGAAATGGTCATATCATATGGTCAATCGAaccagaaaattttcaaccTCTGATAGAAATACAAGAACCTTCGAGGTTAGAAACATATGAAACGTTGATTATAGAACCTTTCGGTGATGGGAACATTTACTACTTTAACGCCCATCAAGGGTTACAAAAACTGCCTTTATCCATACGACAACTTGTATCAACTTCCCCGCTGCACttgaaaacaaatattGTGGTTAATGACTCTggaaaaattgttgaagatgaaaaggtCTACACTGGATCGATGAGAACTATAATGTATACTATAAACATGTTGAATGGTGAAATTATATCAGCGTTCGGACCTGGTTCAAAAAACGGGTATTTCGGGAGCCAGAGTGTGGATTGCTCACCTGAGGAGAAGATAAAACTTCAGGAATGTGAAAATATGATTGTAATAGGCAAAACTATTTTTGAGCTGGGAATTCACTCTTATGATGGAGCAAGCTACAATGTCACTTACTCTACATGGCAGCAAAATGTTTTAGATGTTCCCCTAGCGCTTCAGAATACATTTTCAAAGGACGGCATGTGCATAGCGCCTTTCCGTGATAAATCATTGCTAGCAAGCGATTTAGATTTTAGAATTGCTAGATGGGTTTCTCCGACATTCCCCGGAATTATTGTTGGGCTTTTCGATGTGTTTAATGATCTCCGCaccaatgaaaatatactGGTACCGCATCCCTTTAATCCTGGTGATCATGAAAGTATATCGAGTAACAAAGTTTACTTGGATCAGACTTCGAACCTCTCCTGGTTTGCATTATCTAGTCAGAATTTTCCATCTTTAGTCGAATCAGCTCCCATATCAAGATACGCTTCCAGTGACCGTTGGAGGGtgtcttcaatttttgaagatgagACTTTATTCAAGAACGCAATCATGGGTGTTCATCAGatatataataatgaaTATGATCACCTTTATGAAAACTATGAAAAAACGAATAGTTTGGACACTACGCACAAATATCCACCTCTGATGATTGATTCGTCCGTTGATACAACCGATTTACATCAGAATAACGAGATGAATTCACTAAAGGAATACATGTCACCAGAAGACCTTGAGGCatatagaaaaaagatacaCGAGCAAATATCGAGAGAATTAGATGAAAAGAACCAAAATTCTTTGCTACTGAAGTTTGGAAGTCTAGTATATCGAATTATAGAGACTGGAGTATTTCTGTTGTtatttctcattttttgtGCAATACTACaaagattcaaaattttgccGCCACTATATGTATTATTATCCAAAATTGGATTTATGCCTGAAAAGGAAATCCCCATAGTTGAGTCGAAATCGCTAAATTGTCCCTCTTCATCGGAAAATGTAACCAAGCCATTCGATATGAAATCAGGGAAGCAAGTTGTTTTTGAAGGTGCTGTGAACGATGGAAGTCTAAAATCTGAAAAAGATAACGATGATgctgatgaagatgatgaaaaatcaCTAGATTTAACcacagaaaagaagaagaggaaaagagGTTCGAGAGGAGGCAAAAAGGGCCGAAAATCACGCATTGCAAATATACCAAACTTTGAGCaatctttaaaaaatttggtagTATCCGAAAAAATTTTAGGTTACGGTTCATCAGGAACAGTAGTTTTTCAGGGAAGTTTTCAAGGAAGACCTGTTGCGGTAAAGAGAATGTTAATTGATTTTTGTGACATAGCTTTAATGGAAATAAAACTTTTGACTGAAAGCGATGATCACCCTAACGTCATACGATACTACTGTTCAGAAACAACAGACAGATTTTTGTATATTGCTTTAGAGCTCTGCAATTTGAACCTTCAAGATTTGGTGGAGTCTAAGAATGTATCAGATGAAAACCTGAAATTACAGAAAGAGTATAATCCAATTTCGTTATTGAGACAAATAGCGTCCGGGGTAGCACATTTACATTCTTTAAAGATTATCCATCGAGATTTAAAGCCTCAAAATATTCTCGTTTCTACTTCGAGTAGGTTTACTGCCGATCAGCAAACAGGAGCAGAAAATCTTCGAATTTTGATATCAGACTTTGGTCTTTGCAAAAAACTAGACTCTGGTCAGTCTTCATTTAGAACAAATTTGAATAACCCTTCTGGCACAAGTGGTTGGAGGGCCCCAGAGCTGCTTGAAGAATCAAACAATTTGCAGTGCCAAGTCGAAACGGAACACTCTTCTAGTAGGCATACAGTAGTTTCATCTGATTCTTTTTATGATCCGTTCACCAAGAGGAGGCTAACAAGATctattgatattttttctatggGATGTGTATTCTATTATATCCTATCCAAAGGGAAGCATCCATTTGGAGATAAATATTCACGTGAAAGCAATATCATAAGAGGAATATTCAGTCTTGATGAAATGAAATGTCTACATGATAGATCCTTAATTGCAGAAGCTACAGATCTGATCTCCCAAATGATTGATCACGATCCGTTAAAAAGACCTACTGCTATGAAAGTTCTAAGGCATCCGTTGTTTTGGCCAAAGTCGAAAAAATTGGAGTTCCTTTTAAAAGTTAGTGATAGgcttgaaattgaaaacagaGACCCTCCAAGTGCCCTGTTAATGAAATTTGACGCCGGTTCTGACTTTGTAATACCCAGTGGAGATTGGACTGTCAAGTTTGATAAAACATTCATGGACAACCTTGAAAGGTACAGAAAATACCATTCATCAAAGTTAATGGATCTATTAAGAGCACTTAGGAATaaatatcatcattttatgGATTTACCTGAAGATATAGCAGAACTAATGGGGCCGGTACCCGATGGATTTTACGATTACTTCACCAAGCGTTTTCCAAACCTATTAATAGGTGTTTATATGATTGTCAAGGAAAATTTAAGTGACGATCAAATTTTACGTGaatttttgtattcataA
- the LRP1 gene encoding Lrp1p (Nuclear exosome-associated nucleic acid binding protein; involved in RNA processing, surveillance, degradation, tethering, and export; forms a stable heterodimer with Rrp6p and regulates its exonucleolytic activity; rapidly degraded by the proteasome in the absence of Rrp6p; homolog of mammalian nuclear matrix protein C1D involved in regulation of DNA repair and recombination), translated as MEDIEKIKPYVRSFSKALDELKPEIEKLTSKSLDEQLLLLSDERAKLELINRYAYVLSSLMFANMKVLGVKDMSPILGELKRVKSYMDKAKQYDNRITKSNEKSQAEQEKAKNIISNVLDGNKNQFEPSISRSNFQGKHTKFENDELAESTTTKIIDSTDHIRKASSKKSKRLDKVGKKKGGKK; from the coding sequence ATGGAAGATATCGAAAAGATAAAACCATACGTTAggagtttttcaaaggcGTTAGACGAGCTGAAACCAGAAATAGAGAAACTAACGTCGAAGTCACTGGATGAACAGCTGTTGCTATTATCTGATGAGAGGGCTAAATTAGAACTAATTAATCGTTACGCGTATGTATTGAGTTCTCTGATGTTTGCTAATATGAAAGTCCTAGGCGTCAAAGATATGTCTCCTATACTCGGCGAACTGAAAAGAGTAAAATCATACATGGATAAGGCTAAACAATACGATAATAGGATAACCAAATCCAACGAAAAATCGCAGGCAGAGCAAGAAAAAGCTAAGAATATCATTTCCAATGTTTTGGACGGTAATAAAAACCAATTCGAGCCCTCTATAAGCAGGAGCAACTTTCAAGGGAAGCATACgaaatttgaaaacgaTGAACTGGCAGAGAGTACAACGACTAAGATTATTGACAGTACCGATCATATAAGGAAAGCAAGTAGtaagaaaagtaaaagaTTGGATAAagttggaaaaaagaaaggaggGAAGAAGTAG
- the SAE3 gene encoding Sae3p (Meiosis-specific protein involved in meiotic recombination; involved in DMC1-dependent meiotic recombination; forms heterodimer with Mei5p; proposed to be an assembly factor for Dmc1p): MNYLETQLNKKQKQIQEYESMNGNLIKMFEQLSKEKKNDETPKKISSTYIKELKEYNELRDAGLRLAQIIADEKQCKIKDVFEEIGYSMKD; the protein is encoded by the exons ATGAACTATTTGGAAACACAgttaaataaaaagcaaaaacaGATACAGGAATACGAAAGTATGAATGGCAACCTGATAAAGATGTTTGAGCAATTGtctaaagaaaagaaaaa TGATGAGacaccaaaaaaaatttcctcGACGTACATTAAAGAGTTAAAGGAGTACAACGAATTGAGAGATGCCGGTTTAAGGTTGGCCCAAATAATTGCTGATGAAAAGCAATGCAAAATTAAGGATGTTTTTGAAGAGATCGGTTATTCAATGAAGGACTAA